The following proteins are encoded in a genomic region of Triticum dicoccoides isolate Atlit2015 ecotype Zavitan chromosome 1B, WEW_v2.0, whole genome shotgun sequence:
- the LOC119306875 gene encoding uncharacterized protein LOC119306875, with the protein MKNKDKLSKPTSAGRVAGKGLSKKWSLYYTAGGRKEKKTSSESQAREVEALKAQVAQIPELVQEQVEQQLGTKLNAMVPTLVHGLTTWIAGGQQGPPPVPSFTASNSHSAQAAPLVSPADPDDDDNDDGTFTKVDKYFAEHGYADEFCGPLSQEPNQDDRDLAGTAKKSNCNRRRPAFSSQETPPAPAFTEPQIAEDGPPSPKDISRRVHVAGRAMLPPNMLNAATGAIRSLHDIVLSLEKRRLRENDVAYPVFVAKVPEGKGFVDGDIVGTIVLQFDDIFAMLNLHPLHYTFVRLFSLSMEMRIIRDKTPDIVIVDPFYMRAKHLSSARDHQVASSHLEGVILANPDKDNFRVAYFPDDTHCTLILLSPKYSMATYFDPNRNSKIDYTNVKKVLDDVLPGYAKSGGTFTRAVRKCAISM; encoded by the exons atgaaaaacaaggataagctcagtaagccgacgtcagctggtcgtgtggccggcaaaggcttgtccaaaaAATGGTCgttatactataccgctggtgggcggaaggagaaaaagaccagctcagaaagccaggcacgcgaggttgaagcactcaaggcacaagtggcgcagattccggagcttgtccaagagcaagtggaacaacaactgggaacgaagctcaacgccatggtgcctacgttggttCATGggttgacgacgtggattgcgggcggccaacaggggcctcccccagttcccagcttcacggccagcaactcgcacagcgcgcaggcggcgccattggtgtctccggca gatccggacgacgacgacaacgacgacggtacatttaccaaagtcgataagtactttgccgaacatgggtacgctgacgagttctgcgggcctctttctcaagaacccaaccaagatgaccgcgatctagctggtacggcgaagaaatccaattgcaacaggcgtcgtccggCGTTCAGTtctcaagagacgcctccagctcccgccttcaccgagcctcagatagctgag gatgggccaccttcacctaaggatatttcaaggagggtgcatgtggcgggtagggcgatgctaccgccaaatatgctcaatgctgcaaccggtgctatacggagtctgcacgacattgttctttctttggagaagaggcgtctcagagagaatgatgtggcatacccggttttcgtggccaaggtgccagagggcaagggctttgtggatggcgacatcgtgggtacgatcgtcctgcagtttgatgacatctttgctatgcttaaccttcatccgctgcactacaccttcgttcggctgttttcgctgagtatggagatgcggatcattagagacaagaccccggacatcgtgatagtcgaccccttctacatgcgtgccaagcacttgagcagcgctagggaccaccaagttgcgagttcacacctcgaaggcgtcattctggcaaacccagataaggataacttccgtgtggcttactttcccga tgacacacattgcacactcatcctcttaagcccgaaatattccatggccacgtatttcgacccgaaccgtaactccaagatagactacacaaatgtcaagaaagttcttgatgatgttctccctggctacgccaaatctggaggcaccttcaccagggcagttcgtaa gtgcgccattagtatg
- the LOC119341041 gene encoding protein BONZAI 3-like isoform X2, with amino-acid sequence MGGCFSGDVRGGMEAVGGGARGAAAAVQGQGQGGPNEAVDHFFQGQALRLYTPLELSFSASKLRNMDALSKSDPMLVVYTKMDGRLEEIGRTEVILNSLEPLWITKAMINYQFEIVQPLVFRIYDVDTKYHNTPLKMLNLAQQDFLGEAFCNLSEIVTKFNHSLTLNLRNGSGHALQGTVTVHAEETASSRMAVDMQFHCLNLDNKDTFSKSDPFLRVSRLSESAVAIPICKTEVIKNNLNPIWRPITLTSQQYSSKDDPLLVECFDFDASGNHELIGSLQTTIAQLENLYNSKAGANFYSHKGQKKLKGQLFLDKFQEKVQHTFLDYISSGFELNFMVAVDFTASNGDPRVPQSLHYIDPSGRPNSYQQAILGVSEVLQFYDNDRRFPAWGFGAKIPRGSVSHCFNLNASTNDCEVVGVEGIMSAYSSTLYSVSLAGPTLFGPVISKAAEIASHSVQYANNKYFVLLIITDGVITDQQETKDSIVRASDLPLSILIVGVGNADFTQMRILDADFGKRLESSTGRVATRDIVQFVPMREVQGGQVTVVQSLLEELPGQFLEYMRTRDIKPRPPQHASAPPAYHPPPPQL; translated from the exons ATGGGAGGGTGCTTCTCCGGCGACGTCCGCGGCGGCATGGAGGCCGTCGGCGGGGGCGcgaggggggcggcggcggcggtgcagggCCAGGGCCAGGGCGGGCCTAACGAGGCGGTCGACCACTTCTTCCAGGGCCAGGCGCTGCGCCTCTACACCCCTCTCGAG CTATCCTTTTCAGCTTCCAAGTTGAGAAATATGGATGCTCTTTCTAAG AGTGATCCTATGTTGGTGGTTTACACAAAAATGGATGGAAGGCTAGAAGAGATCGGCCGCACTGAAGTGATATTGAATTCACTGGAACCATTGTGGATCACAAAAGCTATGATAAATTACCAATTTGAGATTGTTCAACCGCTCGT GTTCAGGATATATGACGTTGACACAAAGTACCATAACACACCACTGAAG ATGTTGAACTTGGCTCAGCAAGATTTTCTAGGGGAAGCATTCTGCAATTTATCCGAG ATAGTCACAAAGTTCAACCATAGCCTGACTTTGAACCTCCGAAATGGCTCTGGACATGCCCTTCAGGGCACAGTGACAGTACATGCGGAAGAAACTGCTTCATCAAGGATGGCAGTTGATATGCAATTCCACTGCCTGAACCTGGATAACAAAGACACGTTCTCCAAAAGT GATCCCTTCTTGAGAGTATCAAGACTCTCAGAAAGTGCTGTTGCCATTCCTATATGTAAAACAGAAGTGATCAAGAACAATTTAAATCCTATTTGGAGGCCTATAACACTGACATCACAGCAGTAcagtagcaag GATGACCCACTGCTAGTTGAGTGTTTTGATTTTGATGCCAGTGGCAACCACGAACTTATTGG GTCTCTCCAGACAACTATCGCTCAGCTTGAAAATCTATATAACTCAAAGGCTGGAGCAAATTTTTACAGCCATAAGGGACAAAAGAAG TTGAAAGGACAGTTGTTCTTGGATAAGTTCCAGGAAAAAGTTCAACATACTTTCTTGGACTATATTTCCAGTGGGTTTGAGCTCAATTTTATGGTGGCTGTAGATTTTACTG CATCAAATGGTGACCCTCGCGTACCACAATCTTTGCACTACATTGACCCCTCTGGCAGACCAAACTCATACCAGCAG GCAATTCTAGGGGTAAGCGAAGTTCTACAGTTTTATGACAATGATAGACGATTCCCTGCATGGGGTTTTGGTGCAAAGATACCACGAGGATCTGTATCCCACTGTTTCAACTTGAATGCAAGCACCAATGACTGTGAG GTAGTTGGAGTTGAAGGCATCATGTCAGCGTACTCTTCTACTCTTTACAGTGTTTCTCTTGCGGGACCaaccttgtttgggccagtgatcaGCAAAGCTGCAGAAATTGCCAGCCATTCTGTGCAATATGCAAACAACAAATATTTTGTCCTGCTCATTATCACG GATGGAGTTATCACCGACCAGCAAGAAACAAAAGATTCTATTGTAAGGGCATCAGATTTGCCGTTGTCGATTCTCATCGTGGGAGTCGGGAATGCTGATTTCACTCAAATGAGG ATCCTGGATGCGGACTTCGGTAAGCGGCTTGAAAGCTCAACAGGCAGGGTCGCGACGCGCGACATCGTCCAGTTCGTCCCCATGAGGGAAGTCCAAG GTGGGCAGGTCACCGTTGTCCAGAGCCTGCTGGAGGAGCTGCCTGGGCAGTTCCTGGAGTACATGCGCACTCGGGACATCAAGCCGCGACCGCCCCAGCACGCCTCAGCGCCGCCAGCTTACCACCCTCCTCCTCCCCAGCTGTGA
- the LOC119341041 gene encoding protein BONZAI 3-like isoform X1, with protein MGGCFSGDVRGGMEAVGGGARGAAAAVQGQGQGGPNEAVDHFFQGQALRLYTPLELSFSASKLRNMDALSKSDPMLVVYTKMDGRLEEIGRTEVILNSLEPLWITKAMINYQFEIVQPLVFRIYDVDTKYHNTPLKMLNLAQQDFLGEAFCNLSEIVTKFNHSLTLNLRNGSGHALQGTVTVHAEETASSRMAVDMQFHCLNLDNKDTFSKSDPFLRVSRLSESAVAIPICKTEVIKNNLNPIWRPITLTSQQYSSKDDPLLVECFDFDASGNHELIGSLQTTIAQLENLYNSKAGANFYSHKGQKKLKGQLFLDKFQEKVQHTFLDYISSGFELNFMVAVDFTASNGDPRVPQSLHYIDPSGRPNSYQQAILGVSEVLQFYDNDRRFPAWGFGAKIPRGSVSHCFNLNASTNDCEVVGVEGIMSAYSSTLYSVSLAGPTLFGPVISKAAEIASHSVQYANNKYFVLLIITDGVITDQQETKDSIVRASDLPLSILIVGVGNADFTQMRILDADFGKRLESSTGRVATRDIVQFVPMREVQAGGQVTVVQSLLEELPGQFLEYMRTRDIKPRPPQHASAPPAYHPPPPQL; from the exons ATGGGAGGGTGCTTCTCCGGCGACGTCCGCGGCGGCATGGAGGCCGTCGGCGGGGGCGcgaggggggcggcggcggcggtgcagggCCAGGGCCAGGGCGGGCCTAACGAGGCGGTCGACCACTTCTTCCAGGGCCAGGCGCTGCGCCTCTACACCCCTCTCGAG CTATCCTTTTCAGCTTCCAAGTTGAGAAATATGGATGCTCTTTCTAAG AGTGATCCTATGTTGGTGGTTTACACAAAAATGGATGGAAGGCTAGAAGAGATCGGCCGCACTGAAGTGATATTGAATTCACTGGAACCATTGTGGATCACAAAAGCTATGATAAATTACCAATTTGAGATTGTTCAACCGCTCGT GTTCAGGATATATGACGTTGACACAAAGTACCATAACACACCACTGAAG ATGTTGAACTTGGCTCAGCAAGATTTTCTAGGGGAAGCATTCTGCAATTTATCCGAG ATAGTCACAAAGTTCAACCATAGCCTGACTTTGAACCTCCGAAATGGCTCTGGACATGCCCTTCAGGGCACAGTGACAGTACATGCGGAAGAAACTGCTTCATCAAGGATGGCAGTTGATATGCAATTCCACTGCCTGAACCTGGATAACAAAGACACGTTCTCCAAAAGT GATCCCTTCTTGAGAGTATCAAGACTCTCAGAAAGTGCTGTTGCCATTCCTATATGTAAAACAGAAGTGATCAAGAACAATTTAAATCCTATTTGGAGGCCTATAACACTGACATCACAGCAGTAcagtagcaag GATGACCCACTGCTAGTTGAGTGTTTTGATTTTGATGCCAGTGGCAACCACGAACTTATTGG GTCTCTCCAGACAACTATCGCTCAGCTTGAAAATCTATATAACTCAAAGGCTGGAGCAAATTTTTACAGCCATAAGGGACAAAAGAAG TTGAAAGGACAGTTGTTCTTGGATAAGTTCCAGGAAAAAGTTCAACATACTTTCTTGGACTATATTTCCAGTGGGTTTGAGCTCAATTTTATGGTGGCTGTAGATTTTACTG CATCAAATGGTGACCCTCGCGTACCACAATCTTTGCACTACATTGACCCCTCTGGCAGACCAAACTCATACCAGCAG GCAATTCTAGGGGTAAGCGAAGTTCTACAGTTTTATGACAATGATAGACGATTCCCTGCATGGGGTTTTGGTGCAAAGATACCACGAGGATCTGTATCCCACTGTTTCAACTTGAATGCAAGCACCAATGACTGTGAG GTAGTTGGAGTTGAAGGCATCATGTCAGCGTACTCTTCTACTCTTTACAGTGTTTCTCTTGCGGGACCaaccttgtttgggccagtgatcaGCAAAGCTGCAGAAATTGCCAGCCATTCTGTGCAATATGCAAACAACAAATATTTTGTCCTGCTCATTATCACG GATGGAGTTATCACCGACCAGCAAGAAACAAAAGATTCTATTGTAAGGGCATCAGATTTGCCGTTGTCGATTCTCATCGTGGGAGTCGGGAATGCTGATTTCACTCAAATGAGG ATCCTGGATGCGGACTTCGGTAAGCGGCTTGAAAGCTCAACAGGCAGGGTCGCGACGCGCGACATCGTCCAGTTCGTCCCCATGAGGGAAGTCCAAG CAGGTGGGCAGGTCACCGTTGTCCAGAGCCTGCTGGAGGAGCTGCCTGGGCAGTTCCTGGAGTACATGCGCACTCGGGACATCAAGCCGCGACCGCCCCAGCACGCCTCAGCGCCGCCAGCTTACCACCCTCCTCCTCCCCAGCTGTGA